The genomic window CCGTGCTCGCCGATCCCGCCCGGCCGGCGCTCCAGCGTCAGCGGCCGGGCGCGCAGGTGCGGCAGCATCCGGCGGGCGACGGTCCGGTAGTACGCGGCCAGGTCGGCCTTCGTCAGACCGTCGTCGGGGAAGAGCACCTTGCCGGGACGGTTGATCCGCACCGAGCGGCCGCCGGTGCGGATCGTGGTGTACGGGGTCTCGCTCATCGTCAGGGCCTCCTGGCCGGCGTCTCGCGGGTGACCTCCGCGGCGGACTTGTCCTCGCGCAGGCCGAGATAGCGGGGATGGCGCAGCCGGCCGTCCCGGGTCCACTCGGTGAAGCCGACCTGCACGACGAGTTCGGGCCGCACCCAGTGCGCGCCCCGCTCCCTCACCGCGTCCTTGAAGGGTGAGCGGCCCGTCTCCAGCGCCTCCAGCCGGCTGTGCAGCGCCCGCAGGGTCCGGGTGTCGTAGCCGGTGCCGACCTTGCCCGCGTAGCGCAGCCCGCCGTCCTGCTGGTAGCCGACCAGCAGTGCTCCGAAGCCGATACGGCTGCCCGCGGGCTCGGTGAAGCCGCCGACGACCAGCTCCTGCCCGGCCGCGCACTTGAGCTTGAGCCAGTTGGGCGAGCGGCGGTGCGCGTACGGCGCTCCTGCCCGCTTGGCGATCAGCCCCTCCCAGCCCCAGGCGCACGCCTGGTCGAGGAGTTCCTGGCCGCCGTGGTTGCGGTGCGGCGTGAAGCGCAGCGGCGCGCGGAAGTCCAGGGTGTCCCGCAGCAGCGTCTTGCGCAGCCGCTGCGGCAGCCCGGTGGTGTCAAGGCCGCCGAGCCGCAGCAGGTCGAAGAGGTAGTAGGTGACGACGACACCGCTGGCGCGTACGGCGGCCGGGGCGGTCAGGCCGCTGCGCTGCTGGAGGCGGGCGAAGTCGGTGCGGCCGCGGTGCAGCGCCACCAGCTCGCCGTCCACCACGAAGTCCCCGCTCGGCTGCGCGGCAAGCGCCTCGGCCACCTCCGGGTAGGTGGCGTTCAGCCGCACGCCGGTGCGGGACCACAGTTCCACCTGCCCGTTCTCGCGGGAGGCGAGCAGCCGGACGCCGTCCAGCTTCCGCTCGAAGATCCAGTCCTCGCCGAAGTCCCTGCGGTCGCTGAGCTGCGCCAGCATCGGCTCGCCGGGGTCGGCCGCCGCGGGCCGCAGCAGGCCGCGCTGGCGTTCCGGCAGCCGGGCCAGCACGTCGTCGGGCGTCATGCCGGGCGCCCGTCGTCCGAGGCCGACCAGGTGTCCGCCTCGCCGGCCTCGGCCGCCGCCCTGACCTGCCCGAGGGTGTGGCCGCTGAGCGCGGACCTGGCCCGCCGCGGGTCGGGGGTCGGGTGCCGCGAGGCCTGCGCGTCCGCGTGCTTGACCAGCAGCCAGGCCTCCCCGCCGGGCGCGTCGGAGCCGCGGAAACGGGTCAGCGAGTAGCCGCCGTGCAACTTGTGCCCGTGGAGGCGGAAGGACACATGGCCCCTGCGCACCGCCTCCGCGACGGGCACCGGGGCGCCGCGGCGGTCAGTGGTGAGATTCAGGTAGCTGCCCTCGTCCCAGACGATGACGGCGCCCGCACCGTACTCCCCCGCGGCGATCGCGCCCTCGAAGTCGCGGTAGTCCATCGGGTGGTCCTCGGTCGGCATCGCCAGCCGCTTGACGTGCGGGTCGTCGGACGGGCCCTTCGGCACCGCCCAGGACTTCAGCACGCCCTCCGCCTCCATCCGGAAGTCGAAGTGCATGCTCGTCGCGTCGTGGATCTGCACCACGAAGGACGGCTGCCCGTCGCCCCCGGCGGCGCCGCCCGCGCGCCCCTCGGGTTCGTGCGTCCTGGTGAAGTCCCGCCGACGGTGGTAGTCGGCCAGGGTGTCCTTGGCGGCCATGGCGACCTCCTCGCGCCGGTCTCCGGCTCGTGGCCCGCTCTCCTTCGGCGGCTACCCGGGCCGCCCGCGGCTATCCGTACCCGGTCGCGGCACGCGCGGCCGCGACCCGGGTACGGGCGGGTCAGCGGGCGTGGCGCCGGGAGGCTCCCGTGCGGTGCGGCGACGGGCTCGGACGGCGCGGCCGCCGGCGCGGAGGGCTGGTGTGCTCGGGCGCGCGCTCCGGCTTCGCCCCGGATTCGGCCGGCGGCGCGTCCGCTGCCTTGTCCTCGGCGGTGTCCTGCGCCTTGTCTCCGACGTCGTCCGCGGTGTCCTGCGCCTTGCCGGCCGCGTCGTCCGCGGTGTCCTCGGCCTTGTCCCCGGCGTCGTCCGCCGTGTCCTCGGCCGTCCCGGCGGCGTCGTCGGCCGTCGTGGTCGCCGTCGCGCTGATGTCCTTGACGGCACCGTCAGCCGTGGAGGAGGCCTCGGACGCGGTGCCCTGGACGGCGTCACCCGCCGCGGACCCGGCACTGTCGGCGACATCGCCGACGTCCTTGGCCGCCTCACCGGCACCGGACCCGACGTCCTTGGCCGCCTCACCAGCACCCGAGCCGACCTCTTCCGCCGCCTTGCCCGCGCCTTCGCCGACGTCCTTGGCCGCCTCACCAGCACCCGAGCCGACCTCCTCCACCGCCTTGCCCGCGCCTTCGCCGACGTCCTGGACCGCGTCCCCGGCGCCGGAACCGACCTCCTCCACCGCCTTGCCGGCGCCCTCGCCGACGTCCTCGACGGCCTCACCGGCGCCGCTGCCGATCTCGCCGACCGCGTGCCCCGTGCCCTCGCCGACCGACTGGACCGCCTCGCCGACGGGCCGGGTGATCTGTTCGAGGATCTGCGGGTTGTGGTCGATCGTGCGCAGCACGGTGCCGACGATCTCGGCGACGTTGTCCAGGCGCACCTTGAGCAGGGCCTGCGCCTGGACGCCGGTGATGTCGAGCTGGACCCGGCCCAGCACGACATCCACCCCGACGTCGAGTTTGAGCAGGTCGAGCACTTCGGCGTGGAGTGCCACCCGGGCACGCAGATCCTGGACGTCGAGATCGATCTCGTCGACGTGCAGGTCCTGGACGTCGAGCAGCACATCCGGTTCGGTGCTCGGCTTACGGGCATCCGACGGCACTGCCAGCTCGCCGTCCTGCCGTTCGTCCACTGTCCTGTCACCGTCCATGGTCAGCCGGCCTCTTCGTATGCCTCGTCGTCCTCGTCAAGGTCTTCCTCCTCCTCGCCGTCCTCCCCTTCGTCCTCCTCCGCTTCCTCTTCCTCGATGGCGTCCTCGTGGCTCTTCACGACCTCGCCGTCGCGGATCTCGCCGCGCCAGCCCTCGGCCTCCTCCTCGGAGAAGGTCACGTACCGCTGGAAGTTCTTGAAGTCCAGGCGTGCCCGGCGGCCCTGGGTGCGCCAGATGTTGCCGGTCTTCTCCACGAACCCGCTCGGTTTGTAGACGAGGACGAGGATGATCCGGGTGAGCGTCGGAGTGATCTCGTGGAAGCTGACGGCACCCTGCGTGGTGCCTGCGGTGCCTTCGGTCGTCCAGACGATGCGGTCATCAGGAAGTTGCTCCTGGACGGTCGCCTTCCACGACCTGGTCGACGGGCCGATCTTGACCGTCCACTCGCTGGTGGCCTCGTCGCCGCGCTCCGCTTGCCGCACGCTCTTGGTGAAGCCGCTGAAGTTCTCGTATTCGGTCCAGTGGTCGTAGGCGGTACGCAGCGGGACCCCGACGTCCATGGTCTCGACGATGTTCGTGGCTTTGCTGTCGCCCGACAGGTCGCCGCCGCCCGAGCCGCCGCCGCCGTCGCCGCCGTCCGAGTCGCCTGAATCGAGTCCGGGAACGGCATCCTTGATCTTCCCGGTGACCCCGCTCTTGAGCTCCTCGCCCTTCTCGGCGGCGATCGCCTTGGCGGGCGACTCGCCGTGCAGGACCCGGCTGGCGGCCTTCGGGACGGCGCCGCTGTCCTCGTCGACGTCCAGCATCTTGTCCGTCGCGTCGGCCAGCCGGCTGCCGGCCTTGCGCGCGGCCTGCTTGGCCCGTGCGCTCAGATACTGGCCGACCTCCCGCTTCAACAGGCTCAGTGGGCTGGAATCGGTTCCCTTGGACTTCTGGTCGGACGCCATGTCGGTCACCTCTCCCGGCGGGTACGCGGAGTTGCCTTCTTGGTGGGCTGGCTCTTCTTCGCGGTCGTCGTCCTGGCGGAGGACCGGCCGGACGGTGCCTTGGCCGGCGGCGGCTTCTCGGGCGCCGCCCGCTTCTTCGCTGCGGGCTTCCTGGCGGCCGACTGCCGCGCGGGCGCGTCGCCGACCGGTGCCTTCTTGCGCGGCGCGCTCCGCTCGGCGGCCTTCCCGGCGGCGCGCTTGCGCGCGGGCGCCGGCTCTTGCGGCTCGTCGTCCTCGTCCGCACCGGCGTCGGCGTCAGCGTCGTCGGCGTCGTCCGCGTCGGCGTCGGCGGCGTCGTCGGCGGCGTCTTCGTCCTCGTCCGCCTGATCCTCGTCCTCCGCGTCGGCGCCGTCGTCGTCCTCCTCGTCCTCGGGAGGACCGTCGCTCAGGCCGAGCGTGCGTTCGTGCAGCGCGCCGGCCAGTGCCGACAGGCCGCGGTTGGTGACGGAGGACGCGGCCCGGCCGATACGGCCGCGGCTCTCCTTGCCGCCGCCCTCGTCAGCGCCGTCGTTCCCGTCCTCGTCATCGTCGCCGCCGCCCCTGAGGGACGCCGGCACCCCGGGAAGCTTGCGCAGGCCGCCCGCGACGATCGAGCCCGGCCGCAGGCCCCGGCCGGCCAGCACCGCCGCGGCGGTGAGAGCCAGCTGGCCCTTCTTCCCGCGGCCGAGCAGGTAGCCTCCGGCCACGGCCGCGGCCAAACCGAGGTTCTTCGGTTCGCCCATCACACTTCGCCTTCTCACTGTCGAGTGCGCGTGTTCACAACAGGTACGGCACCGGTGGGGAGCCGTCGGACGCGGCGGCCCGCGACACCGCCACCTCTGCCGGGCAGCAGTCGTCTGGCCCCACGGCCGGGCAACACTCGCGTCGCGCGTCGGGGACCACGTGGACATTTCACCTGCTCGCTCCACTTCCCAGTCTTCGTCCACTTTCGCGGAACCGCATCTGGAGGGATTCGCGTGTTCCCTGGTGTGCGGGCCCGGCGCGGCGTCCAACGCCGACCGGGCCTCGGGGGGATGCGGTCGTGCCGGTACCTGGGGCGGGATCGGGCGGGCCTGCGCCTCTCCGGATTCGTCGCACGAGCCAGGGAGTTGCCGGAGATGGGGGAGATCACGATGACGGTAGTACGGGGGCTCGCCGGGACGCTGGCGGGAGTCGGGGTCGGCGCGATGGCGCTGAGCGGGCAGGCCGCGGCGGCGTCCGGCGGGGGCGGGACGTGGCTGGAGACGTCGACGGGGCAGGTGTCGGTGATGACCGTGGCCCAGCCGACCTCCACGGTCACCTGGGCTGCGGGCGCCGAGGTGCACACCGACCCGGACGAGGGGACCACCGGGTTCACGCCCACGGTCTACGAGCGCGACCTCGGCGGGAGCGGCGGGTGGCGGCAGCTGCCGCTGCGCGGCGCGGACAAGTGGAACAGCAGGATCAACGACATCGCCACGGCCGCGGACGGCTCGGCGTTCTTCGTCGGCGACGAGGGGCAGGACGGGCAGGGCATCCTGGTCGGGCGCTACGTCTCCGGTGCCTGGAAGCTGGCGGCCGACAAGGGCCTGCCCGCGGGGGTCTTCGAGGCGAGCCTGCTGTCGGTCAGCGCCGCCTCCGGCAGCGACGCCTGGGCGGTGGGCCAGGGCTACGACCAGGACACCTACGCCCCGGTGCCGGTCGTGCAGCACTGGAACGGGAAGCGGTGGCGCTCGGTGCAGATCCCGGGATCGGCGGGCTGGACCCTGAACCAGGTCTCCGAGCTGGCACCCGACGACGTCTGGGCGGTCGGCGTGGACGAGGGCACCGGCCAGTCCGTCGCGGTGCACTGGAACGGGCACCGGTGGACGCGGACCCCGACCCCGGTGTTCGCCGACTCGGCGATCCTCTTCGACATCGCCGCCCGCACCCCGCAGGACGTGTGGGCGGTGGGCTGGTCACGCGACACCGACAAGCAGCGCCCGGCGGGGCTGGCGCTGCACTGGGACGGCACGACCTGGACCCAGGTGCCGCTGCCCAGGGGGACCTTCTCGCTGCAGGCCGCGGCTCTGCGTCCGCACGGCGGGTTGGCTGTCGTGGGCGGCAACGACGACGGGGCGGTGGGGCTGAGCTGGACCCCCGCGGCCGGCTGGCAGTCCCTCGGCCTGCCGGAGAACGACCCGCAGCTCCCCCTGGGCGCCAGCTCGGTGGCCTCCTCGGGCGCCCATCTCACGGTGGGCGGCTGGCACTACGTCTCCAGCGACGAGGGCGACACCTTCGCCAACGGCACCATCCTGACCAGGTAGGACACCCGGGACGGCCGGGCCGCACCCGCGCGGCCCGGCCGTCCCGCCCAGGTCAGGACCCCGGGACCTTCCGCGTCAGCGCGCGGGTGCCGCGCCCGCCGTCAGGCGCCCTGGGCCGCGAAGCCGGTGCGCCAGGTCGGGTACTCGGGCCGCCAGCCGCGCGAGCGGGCCAGGGCGTTGGAGGCGCCGCGGGCCCAGGTCTGCCGGCCCGCCGTCGGTTCCGGGGCGGGCACGCCGAGGGCGGCGGCGAGGACCGGAACCCATTCGCGGGACCGCGCGGGCTCGTCGTCCACGATGTTCACCGGCCCCGACGGCCAGTCGAGGGCGGCCACGGCCGCCCGTGCGGCGTCGGCGACATGGAGGAACGAGATCACCGACTCATCCGCCTGGACGGTCCCGATGAAGCGGGCGCCCGGATCCCCGGCCAGCGCCGCGGCCGCCTGGCCGCCCGGCGCGTACCAGGTGCCGGGGCCGTAGAGGATGCCGTACCGCAGCAGCACCCCCGTCTCCAGGTCGGCCGCCGCCGCCTCCATCGCCTCGACACCGTCCACCAGCCCGGCGCGCGGCGGCGCCGCCCCGGTGTCCAGCGGGACGGTCTCGTCGGCCGGATCGTCTCCGGGCATGTACGCCCAGCAGAGGGACTGCACGACGATCCGCGGCACGCCGGCCGCCTTGGCCGCGGCCACCAGGTTCCGCGTCCCCTCACGGCGCAGCCGGTCGGTCGCCTCGGCGTCGGCGTCGCCCAGGTCGGTGAGCTGCTGGATCACCGCGTCCGGCGCGGCGCCCGCCACGACCTCGGCCAGCGCCTCGGGGTCGAAGGCGTCCGCCTGAACGGCCGCTGCGCCCTGCCGGCGTACGCGCTCCACCCCCGCGGCCGACCGGGAGATCCCGGTGACCTGGTGTCCCCCGTCCAGCAGCAGGGGGACGACCAGCCGGCCGACCGCGCCGGTGGCACCCGCAACGAAGACGTGCATCGGTTCAGTCCTCTGCTCGGTCCGGAATCCCGCGGACGGGCGAATCCGGGCATGGCCCGCCGGAGTCGCCGAATCTGAACAATAGCGACATTACGGGAAGGAGCTCGGTTGCCGCAGCGCCCGGCCGCGCCGGGTGCCCCCGCGTCAGGTGCCCGGGTTGTCGACGGCGTGGCCCGTCAGCTTGTACGTCAGCGGCCGGCACGCGTTGAACCGCCAGATGAAGAGGTGGAAGATCGCCGCTCCGACGACCGCGCCGAACACCGGGACCACCAGGTAGATCCACAGGTCGGTGGTCTGGCCGGAGATCGCGGCGGGGCCGAACTGGCGGGCGGGGTTGATGGAGCCTCCGCTGAGCGGGCCGAGGAGCGCGATCACCGTCGCGAGGCACAGCCCGATGACGTAGGGCAGCAGGAAGGTGAAGCGGGGATGGGCCAGGAAGTAGCCGACCACCAGGATCAGGGCCATCATCGCGCCCCCCTCGGCCAGGAAGACCGCGGACGGCTCCCAGTCCGGCGCCGGCCTGATCGCGCCATGGGCGATCGTCGGGCGGGAGACCACGGAACCCCACACCAGCCGCGCCAGGCCCACCCCCGCGGCGGAACCGGCGAGCTGGGCGATCGCGTAGGGCACGACGCTGCGGCCGGGGAAGGCGTCCATCAGCCACAGGGAGACCGTCACGGCGGGATTCATGTGGCCGCCGCTGCGCCTGCCGGGCGGGGTGAAGATCAGCGCGGTGAGGGTGGCGCCGCTCAGCACCCCGATGACGGCGAGCGCGACGTCCAGGTCGGCGATGTAGAGCGGCGAGTCGGTGGCGCGCAGCCAGCGGACCACGGACACCGCGACGAACAGCACGACGGTGGTGAGCGCGAACTCGTCCGCCGCCCGGGCCAGCGGCAGCCGGCGCGGGAGCGAGGGCGGGTTGTTGACCGTGGCCTCCGGGCCCGGCGCCTCCCGCGTCAAGGGGCCGGAGCCGCCGCGGGCGCGGGCAGCCGGGGAAGGAAGGTGCGCCGGACCAGGCCGAGGACGGTACGTGCGGCCAGCGCGGCGAGGGCGAGGGTGGCCAGGCTCAGCAGCAGGTAGGTGAGCCCCTGCTGGCCGTGCACGTGCTCGACCTCAAGCCACCAGACGCCGTTGGTGACGGCGGCCGCGTAGGAGAAGGCGAAGGCCCAGTAACCGGGGCCGAAGGGGGCGCGGCGGTAGGTGCTGATCATGCAGATCTGGACCAGGACCATCAAGGCGGCATAGCCGCCGAGGAGTTCCGCGCCGAAGTCGAGCCGGCCGCCGTTGATGACGAAGAAGGCGTTGCCCGCCACGACCGGCGGGGCCACCTCGATGGCGATGGTCGGCAGCAGCGGCGGCGGCAGCGCTGGCTGCGTGAACAGCCGGACGAGCATGATCGAGCCGAGGACGAACCAGCAGATCAGCCCGTAGCCGAACATCACCCGCGACAACGTCGCCCATCCGAGTGCCGCGCTGCCGCCCGCCGCGATCAGCCCGCCGGCCACCGTCGGCAGGAAGTAGCCGGGATGCCACTGCGGCAGCTGGATGTCGGCCCGGATCCACAGACCCGTCAGCCAGCCGCCCAGCAGCACGGTCAGGACCAGGCCGATCGAGTAGACGACCTCGCCGGCGGTCCGCGCGTGCGGCGCCAGCGCCACCCCGAGCAGCATGGGGACGATGACCGCCACCGCCGTGAACGGGCCCAGGGTCGGGTCGCCCAACTCGGTGGACAGCCGGCCCTGCGCGACGATGTTGCGGGCGTAGGTGACCAGGGTCACCAGCCACACCAGCGCGGCGAGGATCCACAGGGCGTCGGAGGGCCAGGACGCGGTGTGCACGGTTTCGGCCGCGAGACCCCAGGCCTGCGCCAGCCCGGCGGTGCCGAAGCTGATGCTGAACAGGTTGGGCGTCAGGCGGTACGGTGAAGGACGTGTCACGTTCCCATCCGACTATCGGTGGGCAGGCGCCGCAACCGAGGCGCCCGGTCGACGAGCGGCCGTGTCACGCGGCCGCCGTCCGATCCCGGAGGTCCGCCCGGCGGGCGGCCGAGGGGGCACCCGTACGGATGGGAAGCTGAGGTTCGAGTGATCACGATCGCCTACCAGGGGGAGCCGGGGTCCAACTCCGCCGCCGCGACCGCCGACCTCTACCCCGGCAGCACCGGCCTGCCGTGCACCAGCTTCGAGCAGGCACTGGAGGCGGTGACGCTGGGCACCGCGGACCTCGCGGTGATCCCGGTGGACAACTCGGCTGCGGGACGTGTCGCCGACGTGCACCACCTGCTGCCGGAGTCGGCCCTGTCGATCATCGCCGAGTACTTCCTGCCGATCCGCTTCGACCTGGTCGCCGTCCCGCACGGGACGTGGGAGCAGATCGAGTGCGTCCGCAGCCATGTGCACGCCCTGAGCCAGTGCCGCAAGGTCCTGCGCGAGGGCGGCTGGCGGACGCTGGTCACGCAGGACACGGCGGGCGCCGCACGCGAGTTGGCCGAACTCGGCGACCCCCGGCACGCGGCGCTGGCCCCGCCGGCCGCGGCCCGCGAGTACGGGCTGCGGGTGCTGCGGCCCGGCGTCGAGGACGACCCCGACAACACCACCCGCTTCGTCGTCCTGTCCCGGGACGCCGTGCTCCCCCAGGACACCGGGGCGCCGACGATGTCCAGCCTGTTCTTCTGCGTGCGCAACATCCCCAGCGCCCTCTACAAGGCCCTGGGCGGCTTCGCGAGCAACGCCGTGAACATCACCAAGATCGAGAGCTACCAGATCGGCGCGGGACTGCACCCCAGCCGCTTCTACGTGGAGATCGAGGGGCACCCCGACGAGCCCCGGGTCGCCCTGGCTCTGGAGGAGCTGAACTTCTTCTCCTCCGAGGTGCGGCTGCTGGGGGTCTACCCGGCCCATCCCCACCGCCGCGAGGGACGCGACCGGCGGGCGGAAGCCGCGGCGGACGGTCCCGTGCCCCGCTGACGGTCAGTCGCGGCCCTCGCCCTCCTCGGCCCCGGATGCTCTGTGGGC from Streptomyces sp. NBC_01198 includes these protein-coding regions:
- the ligD gene encoding non-homologous end-joining DNA ligase, coding for MTPDDVLARLPERQRGLLRPAAADPGEPMLAQLSDRRDFGEDWIFERKLDGVRLLASRENGQVELWSRTGVRLNATYPEVAEALAAQPSGDFVVDGELVALHRGRTDFARLQQRSGLTAPAAVRASGVVVTYYLFDLLRLGGLDTTGLPQRLRKTLLRDTLDFRAPLRFTPHRNHGGQELLDQACAWGWEGLIAKRAGAPYAHRRSPNWLKLKCAAGQELVVGGFTEPAGSRIGFGALLVGYQQDGGLRYAGKVGTGYDTRTLRALHSRLEALETGRSPFKDAVRERGAHWVRPELVVQVGFTEWTRDGRLRHPRYLGLREDKSAAEVTRETPARRP
- a CDS encoding DNA polymerase ligase N-terminal domain-containing protein yields the protein MAAKDTLADYHRRRDFTRTHEPEGRAGGAAGGDGQPSFVVQIHDATSMHFDFRMEAEGVLKSWAVPKGPSDDPHVKRLAMPTEDHPMDYRDFEGAIAAGEYGAGAVIVWDEGSYLNLTTDRRGAPVPVAEAVRRGHVSFRLHGHKLHGGYSLTRFRGSDAPGGEAWLLVKHADAQASRHPTPDPRRARSALSGHTLGQVRAAAEAGEADTWSASDDGRPA
- a CDS encoding SRPBCC family protein, whose product is MASDQKSKGTDSSPLSLLKREVGQYLSARAKQAARKAGSRLADATDKMLDVDEDSGAVPKAASRVLHGESPAKAIAAEKGEELKSGVTGKIKDAVPGLDSGDSDGGDGGGGSGGGDLSGDSKATNIVETMDVGVPLRTAYDHWTEYENFSGFTKSVRQAERGDEATSEWTVKIGPSTRSWKATVQEQLPDDRIVWTTEGTAGTTQGAVSFHEITPTLTRIILVLVYKPSGFVEKTGNIWRTQGRRARLDFKNFQRYVTFSEEEAEGWRGEIRDGEVVKSHEDAIEEEEAEEDEGEDGEEEEDLDEDDEAYEEAG
- a CDS encoding NAD-dependent epimerase/dehydratase family protein, which codes for MHVFVAGATGAVGRLVVPLLLDGGHQVTGISRSAAGVERVRRQGAAAVQADAFDPEALAEVVAGAAPDAVIQQLTDLGDADAEATDRLRREGTRNLVAAAKAAGVPRIVVQSLCWAYMPGDDPADETVPLDTGAAPPRAGLVDGVEAMEAAAADLETGVLLRYGILYGPGTWYAPGGQAAAALAGDPGARFIGTVQADESVISFLHVADAARAAVAALDWPSGPVNIVDDEPARSREWVPVLAAALGVPAPEPTAGRQTWARGASNALARSRGWRPEYPTWRTGFAAQGA
- a CDS encoding MIP/aquaporin family protein is translated as MTREAPGPEATVNNPPSLPRRLPLARAADEFALTTVVLFVAVSVVRWLRATDSPLYIADLDVALAVIGVLSGATLTALIFTPPGRRSGGHMNPAVTVSLWLMDAFPGRSVVPYAIAQLAGSAAGVGLARLVWGSVVSRPTIAHGAIRPAPDWEPSAVFLAEGGAMMALILVVGYFLAHPRFTFLLPYVIGLCLATVIALLGPLSGGSINPARQFGPAAISGQTTDLWIYLVVPVFGAVVGAAIFHLFIWRFNACRPLTYKLTGHAVDNPGT
- a CDS encoding TDT family transporter; the protein is MTRPSPYRLTPNLFSISFGTAGLAQAWGLAAETVHTASWPSDALWILAALVWLVTLVTYARNIVAQGRLSTELGDPTLGPFTAVAVIVPMLLGVALAPHARTAGEVVYSIGLVLTVLLGGWLTGLWIRADIQLPQWHPGYFLPTVAGGLIAAGGSAALGWATLSRVMFGYGLICWFVLGSIMLVRLFTQPALPPPLLPTIAIEVAPPVVAGNAFFVINGGRLDFGAELLGGYAALMVLVQICMISTYRRAPFGPGYWAFAFSYAAAVTNGVWWLEVEHVHGQQGLTYLLLSLATLALAALAARTVLGLVRRTFLPRLPAPAAAPAP
- a CDS encoding prephenate dehydratase — translated: MITIAYQGEPGSNSAAATADLYPGSTGLPCTSFEQALEAVTLGTADLAVIPVDNSAAGRVADVHHLLPESALSIIAEYFLPIRFDLVAVPHGTWEQIECVRSHVHALSQCRKVLREGGWRTLVTQDTAGAARELAELGDPRHAALAPPAAAREYGLRVLRPGVEDDPDNTTRFVVLSRDAVLPQDTGAPTMSSLFFCVRNIPSALYKALGGFASNAVNITKIESYQIGAGLHPSRFYVEIEGHPDEPRVALALEELNFFSSEVRLLGVYPAHPHRREGRDRRAEAAADGPVPR